The following are encoded together in the Flavihumibacter fluvii genome:
- a CDS encoding TolC family protein, which translates to MKHYLKITTCIGVVLATFSYPLLAQENKALTLDQAVELSLKNSKQVKLNQAKINEANALLKQAEDSRLPEAGVSGSALWLPTPSITLDESLKNNNSGGGAQQPIKVNSALYGMLNVSQPLFTGFKIKSGIESARYLAIAARLDSEHDRNAIIENTIQAYTNLYKADAAISVVKETLAESNQRVKDYSSLEKNGVLARNDLLKAQLEVSNLELALLEAEKDRKLANVNMNIMLGLPTDTSFKTSLPEGIRVADKPLEEWENIASQNRKDMAALKEREKAGSAAIVAARSDLYPGIAATAGYVAANIPGLMRIDLAVNVGIGVKYNISSIWKTKAKVSQAEARQQQIQISQGLLNDNISLQLNKDYQDAILADKRITVLEKAVDQANENYRIVSNKFRNSIATTQEVLDANVARLRAQLNYEFSKADAQVSNYKLAETAGIISQNFTSSK; encoded by the coding sequence ATGAAGCATTATTTAAAAATAACAACATGTATTGGTGTTGTACTGGCTACCTTTTCATATCCTTTACTTGCACAGGAAAATAAGGCATTGACGTTGGACCAGGCTGTAGAACTGAGCCTTAAAAACAGCAAACAGGTAAAACTTAACCAGGCTAAAATCAATGAGGCCAATGCGCTGTTGAAACAGGCTGAAGATAGCAGGTTACCTGAAGCTGGTGTTTCCGGATCTGCATTATGGTTACCAACCCCTTCTATTACCCTCGATGAAAGTTTAAAAAACAATAATAGTGGTGGCGGTGCACAACAACCTATAAAAGTGAACAGTGCCTTGTACGGTATGCTGAATGTAAGCCAGCCTTTGTTTACTGGATTTAAAATCAAATCGGGCATTGAAAGCGCGCGATACCTGGCCATTGCAGCCAGGCTGGACAGTGAGCATGACCGTAATGCGATCATCGAAAACACCATTCAGGCCTATACGAATCTATATAAGGCGGATGCAGCCATCAGTGTCGTAAAAGAAACCCTTGCCGAATCAAACCAAAGAGTGAAAGACTACTCCAGCCTTGAAAAAAATGGTGTGCTTGCAAGGAATGACTTATTAAAAGCACAACTGGAAGTTTCCAACCTGGAATTAGCGCTGTTAGAGGCAGAAAAAGACCGTAAGCTGGCTAATGTAAATATGAATATCATGCTCGGGCTTCCAACTGATACAAGTTTTAAGACTTCCCTTCCTGAAGGCATCCGGGTGGCTGATAAACCGCTGGAAGAATGGGAAAATATCGCCAGCCAGAATAGAAAAGATATGGCCGCCCTTAAAGAAAGGGAAAAAGCCGGTAGTGCAGCAATTGTTGCTGCCCGTAGTGATCTCTATCCAGGTATTGCAGCTACCGCTGGTTATGTTGCAGCTAATATTCCCGGATTAATGCGGATAGATCTTGCAGTAAATGTTGGTATTGGCGTCAAATACAACATTTCTTCAATCTGGAAAACGAAAGCAAAAGTGAGCCAGGCTGAAGCAAGACAACAGCAGATCCAGATCAGCCAGGGCTTGCTTAATGATAATATTTCCCTGCAACTGAATAAAGATTACCAGGACGCAATACTGGCCGATAAAAGGATTACTGTGCTGGAAAAAGCGGTTGACCAGGCTAATGAAAACTATCGCATAGTTTCAAATAAATTCAGGAACAGTATAGCTACGACCCAGGAAGTACTTGATGCAAATGTGGCGCGACTGCGTGCCCAGTTAAATTATGAATTTTCTAAAGCAGATGCACAGGTAAGCAATTATAAACTGGCTGAAACCGCCGGTATCATTTCACAGAATTTTACATCTTCAAAATAA
- a CDS encoding TetR/AcrR family transcriptional regulator, translating to MEENLDQDIIYSEKQVSILMATEKLISEKGYAATSVRDISQAAGINVAMISYYFGSKEKLLEALFVYRIGSSRVLLQSLLDNTMLDPFQKLEVLVQNYVGKWLDNFSFFQIMTREPAIKEVKEISKIVNATKQRNQRMVARLIEEGQANHFFKANVDVTLMMHTIMGTMMSVCNNTEYLKMIYNAEKMQNDEFIEMLRKKLNAHLYHMMKAALSLPEKNTEPTT from the coding sequence ATGGAAGAAAATCTCGATCAGGACATTATTTATTCTGAAAAACAGGTCAGTATTTTGATGGCCACCGAAAAATTGATCTCCGAAAAGGGATATGCGGCGACCTCAGTCAGGGATATTTCCCAGGCAGCCGGCATAAATGTGGCCATGATCTCTTACTATTTCGGATCTAAGGAAAAATTGCTGGAGGCCCTCTTTGTATACCGGATTGGTTCCAGCCGTGTGCTTTTACAATCCCTGCTGGATAACACCATGCTTGACCCCTTTCAGAAACTGGAGGTATTGGTACAGAATTATGTAGGTAAATGGTTGGATAATTTTTCATTTTTCCAGATCATGACACGTGAACCGGCTATTAAGGAAGTAAAGGAAATCAGCAAAATTGTAAATGCCACCAAACAACGCAACCAGCGTATGGTCGCCAGGCTGATCGAAGAAGGCCAGGCAAATCACTTCTTCAAAGCAAATGTTGATGTTACCCTCATGATGCATACCATAATGGGAACAATGATGAGTGTTTGCAATAATACCGAGTACCTGAAAATGATTTACAATGCCGAGAAAATGCAAAATGATGAATTCATTGAAATGCTGCGAAAAAAGTTAAATGCACATTTGTACCATATGATGAAAGCCGCCTTATCCCTGCCTGAAAAAAATACTGAACCCACTACTTAA
- a CDS encoding EamA family transporter has translation MGNLKVLMAFAAIYFIWGATYLAAWFGLDSIPPYLLSALRFSLAGIILLVYGYTSNGSLPGIRSFKINGIAGSLMLVGGSGSVLWAQQYLGTALAAILVSSLPIWFIILDRQQWKVYRIQPLVIAGIILGFLGIILLFGFTAKQDPTTMTNDRQVLSIAVLLAGCVLWTIGSLFVTYRPVAEPISTGTGVQLLAGGLVSLLISIAFGETANFSFANVSVNAWLGLAYLILFGSVIAYLAYVWLLTVRPAAQVGTFAYVNPVVAVFLGAFVAHEKIPGIQVIALAIILVSILLVNLPNYQTLKGAKNDR, from the coding sequence ATGGGAAATCTGAAAGTATTGATGGCTTTTGCGGCCATTTATTTTATATGGGGTGCAACATACCTGGCTGCCTGGTTTGGCCTGGATAGTATACCGCCTTACCTTTTATCGGCCCTGCGTTTTTCATTGGCTGGAATTATCCTGCTGGTCTACGGCTACACCAGTAACGGGTCCCTTCCCGGGATCCGATCTTTCAAGATCAATGGTATTGCCGGCAGCCTGATGCTTGTCGGCGGCAGCGGTTCAGTACTTTGGGCCCAGCAGTATCTTGGTACCGCCCTGGCTGCAATTCTGGTTTCCTCGCTGCCGATATGGTTTATCATCCTGGACCGGCAGCAATGGAAGGTATACAGGATCCAGCCCCTGGTCATCGCAGGTATAATCCTTGGTTTTCTTGGTATCATTTTATTATTTGGTTTTACTGCCAAACAGGATCCAACCACCATGACCAATGATCGCCAGGTACTTAGTATTGCCGTTTTACTTGCAGGTTGCGTACTATGGACCATTGGTTCACTTTTTGTAACATACCGGCCAGTTGCTGAACCCATCTCAACGGGCACCGGAGTACAGTTACTGGCAGGTGGATTGGTTAGCCTTTTGATCAGCATTGCATTTGGTGAGACTGCGAACTTTTCGTTTGCAAATGTGTCGGTGAATGCCTGGCTGGGACTCGCTTACCTTATTCTTTTCGGGTCGGTAATTGCTTACCTGGCCTATGTGTGGTTGCTCACGGTACGTCCGGCTGCACAGGTCGGTACTTTTGCCTATGTAAATCCTGTGGTCGCGGTCTTCCTCGGAGCCTTTGTGGCCCATGAGAAAATTCCGGGTATACAGGTAATAGCGCTGGCGATCATCCTTGTTAGTATCCTGCTGGTCAACCTGCCGAATTACCAAACATTAAAAGGCGCTAAAAATGATAGATAA
- a CDS encoding 3-keto-disaccharide hydrolase yields the protein MRKATMLFALMLITASVFSQKFKPLFNGKDLNGWTIHGTEKWYVENGELVCESGPDKQYGYLSTDKNYKNFILELKFKLEANGNSGVFIRSGIDGTKINGWQVEVAPPDMHTGGIYESYGRGWLIQPKPEDEKALKGTEWNTMKIEVNGDEVTSYVNGTKMVYLKDEKIGAGQGFIALQIHDGGGIKVRWKDIRIKSLDK from the coding sequence ATGAGAAAAGCAACGATGTTATTTGCGCTGATGCTGATTACAGCCAGCGTTTTCAGCCAGAAATTCAAGCCGCTGTTCAACGGGAAAGATCTCAATGGATGGACTATCCATGGTACCGAAAAATGGTATGTTGAAAATGGCGAACTGGTCTGTGAAAGTGGTCCTGATAAGCAATACGGTTATTTATCCACTGATAAGAATTACAAGAATTTTATCCTTGAGCTGAAGTTCAAACTGGAGGCCAATGGTAATAGCGGTGTATTCATCCGTTCCGGAATTGACGGCACAAAAATCAATGGCTGGCAGGTTGAAGTTGCCCCTCCTGATATGCATACCGGAGGCATTTATGAATCATATGGCCGTGGATGGTTGATCCAACCAAAGCCTGAAGATGAAAAAGCACTGAAAGGCACTGAGTGGAATACGATGAAAATAGAAGTGAATGGGGATGAAGTGACCAGTTATGTGAATGGGACCAAAATGGTGTATTTAAAAGATGAAAAGATTGGTGCAGGCCAGGGTTTTATTGCCTTGCAGATCCATGATGGCGGTGGCATCAAAGTCCGTTGGAAAGACATCAGGATCAAATCACTGGATAAATAG
- a CDS encoding Gfo/Idh/MocA family protein gives MEKNNGKSRRHFLKHLATGTAAVAAGSNLFANEDRHVFLEHLYRKPFGANDQVNLALIGAGGMGTQDTITALGVPGVKLVAVCDLYDGRLADAKKKWGADIFTTRSYKELLNRKDIDAVIVATPDHWHQQISIDAMKAGKHVYCEKPMVHAITEGPAVIKAQKETGKIFQVGSQGVSSLGNEKARELLKDGAIGQLNYAEGFWARHSPVGAWQYPIPADASPATVDWETFISNTSKRPFDATRFFRWRNYRDYGTGMSGDLFVHLFSSLHFITNSFGPNKVYASGGLRYWKDGREVPDVLLGTFDYPESQAHPAFNLSLRCNFVDGTSGTTYLKLVGSEGSMDITWDSVTVKRNKAVESDDPFFIEAMKKAGKPVSDRKRMVPPEEYTFAAEKGYLGGPHDHMVNFFTAIRNSGSVVEDATFGYRAAAPALLCNDSYNQDTAMLWNPEKMLLLKK, from the coding sequence ATGGAAAAAAACAATGGAAAATCACGGCGGCATTTCCTGAAACACCTTGCGACCGGAACAGCAGCCGTGGCAGCAGGATCAAACCTTTTTGCCAATGAAGACAGGCATGTATTCCTGGAGCATCTGTACCGTAAACCATTTGGTGCAAACGACCAGGTTAACCTGGCCCTGATAGGTGCCGGTGGTATGGGTACACAAGATACCATTACCGCGCTTGGTGTACCGGGTGTAAAACTGGTGGCAGTTTGTGATTTGTATGATGGCCGCTTGGCTGATGCAAAGAAAAAATGGGGAGCAGATATTTTCACCACCCGCAGTTATAAGGAATTATTAAACCGCAAGGATATTGATGCTGTAATTGTTGCCACACCAGATCATTGGCACCAGCAAATTTCCATAGACGCTATGAAAGCTGGAAAACATGTGTATTGTGAAAAGCCCATGGTGCATGCAATTACTGAAGGTCCTGCGGTGATTAAAGCGCAAAAGGAAACAGGGAAAATTTTCCAGGTAGGCAGCCAGGGGGTTTCTTCTTTGGGAAATGAAAAAGCCCGTGAATTGTTGAAAGACGGTGCTATCGGACAACTGAATTATGCTGAAGGATTCTGGGCACGTCACTCACCGGTAGGAGCATGGCAATACCCGATTCCTGCTGATGCTTCACCTGCTACAGTTGACTGGGAGACCTTCATCTCCAATACCAGTAAGCGGCCCTTTGATGCTACCCGTTTCTTCCGTTGGCGCAATTACCGCGATTATGGTACGGGTATGTCTGGTGACCTGTTTGTGCACCTTTTTTCCAGTCTGCATTTTATTACAAATTCCTTTGGCCCCAATAAAGTGTATGCATCCGGTGGTCTTCGATACTGGAAGGATGGCCGGGAAGTGCCCGATGTTTTGTTAGGCACCTTTGATTATCCTGAAAGTCAGGCCCATCCAGCCTTTAACCTATCGCTCCGCTGTAATTTTGTAGATGGAACCAGTGGTACCACTTACCTGAAACTGGTGGGAAGTGAAGGGTCCATGGATATTACCTGGGATAGTGTTACCGTGAAAAGGAATAAGGCTGTAGAATCAGATGATCCCTTCTTCATAGAAGCCATGAAAAAAGCCGGAAAGCCTGTAAGCGACAGGAAACGTATGGTGCCTCCGGAAGAATATACATTTGCTGCAGAAAAAGGTTACCTGGGTGGTCCACATGACCATATGGTGAATTTCTTTACGGCTATCAGGAATAGTGGTTCTGTGGTGGAAGATGCAACTTTCGGTTACCGTGCAGCTGCTCCTGCATTATTATGCAACGACAGTTATAATCAGGATACTGCCATGTTGTGGAATCCGGAAAAAATGTTGTTACTGAAAAAATAA